In Alosa sapidissima isolate fAloSap1 chromosome 4, fAloSap1.pri, whole genome shotgun sequence, the following are encoded in one genomic region:
- the helz2a gene encoding helicase with zinc finger domain 2 isoform X1, which produces MAVSKAARRSDLSPLLRTHELHAACRSCCKKKAEITFCLVERSHQCQRNILLAKQIGTDQWRPVNPVPPFPIPIKYVVCWNFKEGSGCRSHGTRCSFARSSEEATVWNFLKNSSLGYSELINMLKSGTKSQSQSVDQCGGTDSILSQFPGKFFELCEICFHSSPQRISRKSVVGHPSPCCTSKHRWKPLLVHCKETQQNMVEYHEIRPLPNKAYSQWRYCRYVESGQPCWHGARRCWFAHSKVEMAVWTEESQRPFDRSRLLGNDVPKSHGARANSASPVKQQKQSQSMEEHYCKVCQCKFRSREEYMNHCFTREHRQLIFEDGCRKGQYRDPPQTCHSFKLCQRPYSCEHGDRCMEAHSVEELEEWRSRARAARKKANAAEEQGLLSYQDRLLEEFRTSTSPGHIISETVRGVTTNCESDLSIYVHKEKVPVMWKFKVVSKNALAEIALLKQEPGASFTLGENINEHRTYSTGDWYICTTDVRSKYSYEVTVSFVSTCPGVYEQWLVFDFDTRPVLLHKLLVRVGMPPSSHIEISEEYPVPTHSVAPNLRLWNRGIRVIVPYFSRAEAEIQLLKEFKPPAMNPQYCQLMEDCVPINHHNYKERMHSFLYQEEQAEEEIVCRLNLHGTITLSNTLNDVRFGLKIACDGELFGTLPVCHALTPDTPEGFMLKRGVESVLVGEVTANDQGQQVYEAVILRDTASVKEIHLRLSRECCSDLGLQKNQTREMEVQFQLNRLWFCEMHKAIDLLPDLQYVLPDFSKTCVPVHSTKYPSIPLNEKQHAAMSFILGDPDDRNSVAPLLIYGPFGTGKTYTLAEATVELMKEEHNRVLICTHTNSSADLYVKDHFHKHIEAGNLKTKPLRIKAKEVSPISTHHITRGYCLLTEDGHFKFPDKETVDLTRIVITTTGVARLLHDLKLPKDYFSHIMIDEASQMLECEALMALGLAGPKTRIVLAGDHMQMGPKLFSVEDDKRSDHTLLNRLFYYYQSEKKNVALESRIIFNENYRSTKGIVDFVSTYFYFDKCQKKQQTTNGIKASGNVAAHPTQHPLMFSHVRGECHLDTTTMSWYNPEQIIDVVQIVQDLLYNWPEEWKQSGIPPDPSTICILSQGTQVFHLRTSLKQVHLRSVTVENAENVQGKQFRVIIIVTVHTRDTLKPSASSCLEFFNDARVLNTAMTRAQSQVIVVGDAAALCYFGRCAKTWRCYIEHCIENGSAKPEHLNKDFLNQEVTEISRFQIPSQEEDTSDTDSTTSEMPDIDPILQELLDESNDWKVNVTEEGLLDIFKNDHPDKTPDDNEEKDHGDQSDEENEFPSIPNTNGIHKRCIIVMEIYHSAYAIPLDEPTSRINIKGRKNFHCCFPGDEVLVEVLSEESTPPTGRVHRRVGTASLLNKKFVCTIDKYDNQVMIPINKCISKIYTPFFKYKPHHIAVRKGPKDLRPQEFVKINEETKRNLFVVQLLRWGENFHYPLGIVVKVLPKVTSLEDGLQVLNTEYQLSNSPSLCDQEMIRLQECSQDFRGRKDFRSIITFTIDPSHSRDHDDAISVRDLGPDYEIGIHIADVAHFVPKGSGLDEYAKKQGLVFYPPETTGTPVYIFPRELSEDVFSLLPGCVRHTISLMVVIDKKTHHIKSADFHLSVICSNRKLSYDEAEEILKTSRTKDSSGEPCFNTVEGCLLIASHFSEVHRKDRKQDDWCYKTPDEDTIIGSRQSHRVVEELMILFNHSVAQLLLNIEKTKSCVPLRCQERPDMTGLGQLRERCSPWLPLSIHLSHLMEDEGGLMSLPEASRSVYSPGSGARQQCDADSSSFLRYTSLEPDTFSVLTSLLENLQTAGKEGDIQRIVDLITTDDVHPQLLPIVRAFRKLIRRAHVIRSNSTLTSRVGHFDLDLDCYSWASSPIRRYLDIITQRILHSVLEGKEITYSPIEIDQACVSFSLQFDKGTKYERTSNSLNFASELIEQSARKIAYITDIPPNGNSFRLSFPLQRKSMCDDVDIMYRDLHLADQPWYDGEQNCRVIKWSRRVYSMLRDDIHSELERQVSNSLITHVSREAWICLLSTIREEKWEDMLQHLQDVTSEVRQGGTFSSTESCEDTVDCMKGHFVELSLKLKQGDTIEVQLGTDTVRGLLVPAVQLLIVNPNFEICLEHTKNPIECFSRYALRASKDVYSTYNEYQKIWMPLCEMESACNAVAEKESIVLEDVELTWTQVQKDHNLQGFFQLPLEKKKQWSIECDFRKCFLCIRMRRPDNDFQPEKQHGDKRLTEAKYLDLTSMTNVIWIAHGVTTKTKEEEKTKEEDEDEDEKSIKIHFRINHLPMANRPQRIFLEGTRFTVELIPKLLPDVRKEEAIKRLTKANQLVKDIALGKQIHLEGIKIIVSKSGTFDMENHRSFDFPPLNTSQNEAIRETLRNHFTLIQGPPGTGKTVVGVHIVYWFLKQSQMQRPRRNKEESEKKRCILYCGPSNKSVDVVAGQLLKLSAVLRPLRVYSEQMEVMDYPYPGSSLKLSRHSLRGGKPNEDLRSITLHHRMRKADNPHSSEIRAFDARIKRGENLTEDEIRSYKRVLKMARKHELLKHDVILCTCTAASNPNFGIVKLQQIIIDECAMATEPEALIPLVTHQPEQIVLIGDHKQLKPVVTSDVVERLGMSKSLFERYMKKAMMLDIQYRMHEDICEFPSQQFYGGNLKTGERPNAKPSVLLTASQHPTPILFGHVEGKEVSLMVATEKGNENSKANLEEAEQTVQLATLLINQSGIDEEHIAILTPYNAQVAKIKETLLKSGIYHVTVSTIMKSQGSEWRYIILSTVRSCPKSEIDSKPTKSWLMKKLGFVMDPNQVNVGITRAQEGLCIIGNQTLLQCSCLWKRLLNHYQEKGCVVNPAQSIRVQRKIN; this is translated from the exons ATGGCGGTCTCTAAAGCTGCCAGGCGCTCAGACTTAAGCCCACTACTGAGGACACATGAGCTGCATGCTGCCTGCCGGTCTTGCTGCAAGAAGAAAGCAGAGATCACATTCTGTCTAGTGGAGCGTAGCCACCAATGCCAAAGAAACATTTTACTGGCAAAGCAGATAGGAACAGACCAGTGGAGGCCAGTTAACCCTGTTCCTCCATTTCCCATACCAATtaaatatgtggtgtgttggAATTTTAAGGAAGGATCTGGATGCAGGTCCCATGGAACAAGATGTTCGTTTGCAAGAAGCTCAGAGGAAGCCACCGTGTGGAACTTCTTGAAAAACTCCAGTCTGGGCTACAGTGAACTTATCAACATGTTAAAATCTGGCACCAAGTCTCAATCCCAATCAGTAGATCAATGTGGAGGCACAGACAGTATTCTTAGTCAGTTTCCGGGAAAGTTCTTTGAATTGTGTGAGATCTGCTTCCATAGCAGTCCACAGCGGATATCCAGAAAAAGTGTTGTTGGACATCCATCACCATGTTGCACCTCCAAGCATCGCTGGAAACCTCTACTGGTTCACTGTAAGGAGACTCAGCAAAATATGGTGGAATACCATGAGATAAGGCCGTTGCCCAATAAAGCTTACTCTCAGTGGCGATACTGTAGGTATGTAGAGAGTGGACAGCCGTGCTGGCACGGCGCTCGGCGCTGCTGGTTTGCTCACAGTAAGGTGGAAATGGCGGTGTGGACAGAGGAAAGCCAGAGGCCGTTTGATCGCTCCAGATTGCTGGGTAATGATGTGCCGAAGTCACATGGAGCAAGGGCTAATTCAGCATCACCAGTGAAACAGCAGAAGCAATCGCAGAGCATGGAGGAGCACTACTGCAAGGTCTGCCAGTGCAAGTTCCGCTCACGGGAAGAATATATGAACCACTGCTTCACCAGAGAACATCGGCAACTTATCTTTGAAGATGGATGCAGAAAGGGACAATACAGAGACCCACCACAAACGTGTCATTCCTTCAAATTGTGTCAAAG GCCGTACAGCTGTGAGCATGGCGACAGGTGCATGGAGGCCCACTCtgtggaggagctggaggagtggCGCTCCAGGGCACGCGCTGCCAGGAAGAAGGCCAATGCCGCTGAGGAGCAGGGCCTGCTGTCTTACCAGGACCGCTTACTGGAGGAGTTCAGGACCAGCACCAGTCCTGGCCACATT ATATCTGAAACTGTACGAGGAGTTACAACCAACTGTGAGTCAGACCTTTCCATATATGTCCACAAGGAGAAGGTTCCAGTGATGTGGAAATTTAAAGTTGTCTCTAAG AATGCTCTGGCTGAGATCGCATTGCTCAAACAGGAGCCAGGGGCTTCATTCACCTTAGGTGAAAACATCAATGAACATCGGACATACTCCACAGGTGACTGGTACATCTGTACAACTGATGTACGGTCAAAGTATTCCTATGAAGTGACGGTGTCTTTCGTGTCTACCTGCCCTGGCGTGTATGAACAGTGGCTAGTGTTTGACTTTGACACTCGGCCAGTTCTTCTACACAAGCTCTTGGTCAGAGTGGGTATGCCACCCTCTTCCCATATAGAGATTAGTGAGGAATACCCAGTGCCCACACACTCTGTAGCTCCCAATCTGAGGCTTTGGAACAGAGGGATCAGGGTCATTGTCCCATACTTTAGCCGTGCTGAGGCAGAGATACAGCTCCTGAAAGAGTTTAAGCCACCCGCCATGAATCCTCAGTATTGCCAGCTGATGGAGGACTGTGTTCCCATTAACCATCACAACTACAAGGAGAGAATGCACAGCTTCTTATACCAAGAGGAACAAGCTGAGGAGGAGATAGTTTGCAG GCTCAATCTTCATGGGACCATTACATTGTCCAATACGTTGAACGACGTACGCTTTGGGCTAAAAATAGCTTGCGATGGAGAGCTCTTTGGCACCCTTCCAGTGTGCCATGCACTTACCCCCGACACCCCAGAGGGGTTCATGCTGAAACGAGGGGTGGAGTCCGTCCTCGTGGGCGAGGTCACTGCAAATGATCAAGGCCAACAAGTCTACGAGGCGGTCATCCTTAGAGACACAGCCAGTGTGAAAGAGATACACCTGAGGCTGTCAAGAGAGTGCTGTTCAGACTTGGGCCTTCAAAAGAATCAGACACGTGAGATGGAGGTTCAGTTCCAGCTGAACCGTCTCTGGTTCTGTGAGATGCACAAGGCCATTGATCTCCTTCCAGACCTTCAATATGTGCTGCCAGACTTTAGTAAGACATGCGTTCCTGTACATTCAACCAAATACCCCTCAATACCGCTCAATGAAAAGCAACATGCAGCCATGAGCTTCATTCTTGGAGACCCTGATGACAGAAACAGTGTGGCCCCACTGCTGATATACGGGCCCTTTGGAACTGGAAAAACATATACTCTTGCAGAAGCTACAGTGGAACTAATGAAAGAGGAGCATAACAGAGTCttaatctgcacacacacaaacag TTCTGCTGATCTATATGTGAAGGACCATTTCCATAAACACATTGAAGCCGGAAATCTAAAAACAAAACCTCTGCGGATAAAAGCAAAAGAAGTATCTCCAATAAGCACTCATCACATCACAAGGGGCTACTGCCTTCTAACCGAAGATGGCCATTTCAAATTCCCCGACAAAGAAACAGTGGACTTGACAAGAATTGTCATAACAACCACTGGAGTGGCTCGGCTTCTCCATGACCTGAAGCTCCCCAAAGACTACTTCAGCCACATCATGATTGACGAAGCCTCTCAGATGTTGGAGTGTGAAGCCCTGATGGCTCTTGGCCTGGCAGGCCCTAAGACTCGAATAGTTCTGGCTGGAGATCACATGCAGATGGGGCCAAAGCTCTTCTCTGTGGAGGATGACAAGCGCTCAGACCACACGCTGCTCAATCGCCTCTTCTACTACTACCAGTCCGAAAAGAAAAACGTTGCCTTGGAGAGCAGAATAATTTTTAATGAAAACTACCGTTCTACCAAGGGGATTGTGGACTTTGTGTCTACTTACTTCTACTTTGACAAATGTCAaaagaaacaacaaacaacaaacggaATCAAGGCCAgtggaaatgttgctgctcACCCTACACAGCACCCACTGATGTTCAGTCATGTCCGTGGGGAATGCCATCTAGACACAACAACCATGTCGTGGTACAACCCTGAGCAGATAATAGATGTTGTTCAGATTGTTCAAGATCTTCTGTACAACTGGCCGGAAGAGTGGAAACAATCAGGTATTCCACCTGATCCATCAACTATCTGTATTCTCTCACAAGGAACCCAG GTTTTCCACCTCAGGACAAGTTTAAAACAAGTACATTTGCGCAGCGTCACAGTGGAGAATGCTGAAAATGTTCAAG GCAAACAATTCAGAGTGATCATAATAGTCACAGTGCACACGAGAGACACATTAAAGCCATCGGCTTCCAGCTGCCTGGAGTTCTTCAATGATGCTCGTGTTCTTAACACAGCCATGACCAGAGCACAGTCTCAGGTGATAGTAGTGGGAGACGCTGCTGCTCTCTGCTACTTTGGGAGATGTGCCAAAACATGGAGATGTTACATAGAGCACTGCATTGAAAATGGCAGTGCTAAGCCTGAGCATCTGAACAAGGACTTTCTAAACCAAGAGGTAACAGAGATCTCCAGATTTCAGATTCCATCACAGGAAGAGGATACCAGCGATACTGATTCAACAACATCAGAAATGCCTGACATTGACCCAATTCTGCAAGAGCTGCTTGATGAGAGCAATGATTGGAAAGTTAACGTGACAGAGGAAGGCTTGTTAGATATTTTCAAAAATGACCACCCTGACAAGACACCTGATGACAATGAAGAGAAAGACCATGGGGACCAAAGTGATGAAGAAAATGAGTTTCCAAGCATTCCAAATACAAATGGTATACACAAACGCTGCATAATTGTGATGGAAATATATCACTCAGCGTATGCTATACCACTCGATGAACCAACTTCAAGGATTAACATCAAGGGGAGGAAAAATTTTCACTGCTGTTTTCCTGGTGATGAGGTACTTGTTGAAGTGTTGAGTGAAGAAAGTACACCACCCACTGGAAGAGTGCACAGAAGAGTTGGGACAGCCTCTCTACTCAACAAAAAGTTTGTGTGCACCATTGATAAATATGACAACCAAGTGATGATCCCGATAAATAAGTGCATATCCAAAATTTACACTCCATTTTTTAAGTATAAACCTCATCATATTGCTGTGCGAAAAGGACCAAAAGACCTTAGACCTCAGGAATTTGTAAAGATTAATGAGGAAACTAAGAGGAATCTTTTTGTTGTCCAATTATTGAGGTGGGGAGAGAATTTTCACTATCCCCTAGGCATTGTTGTGAAAGTCCTTCCAAAAGTGACATCTTTGGAAGATGGTCTGCAGGTATTAAACACAGAATATCAACTCTCGAACAGTCCTTCACTCTGTGACCAAGAAATGATCAGGCTTCAGGAATGCTCACAAGATTTCCGCGGACGGAAAGATTTCCGTAGCATCATAACATTCACAATAGATCCTTCACACTCTCGAGACCACGATGATGCGATCAGTGTAAGAGATCTTGGCCCAGATTATGAAATAGGGATTCACATAGCTGATGTTGCACACTTTGTGCCCAAGGGAAGTGGACTGGATGAATATGCTAAAAAGCAAGGGCTTGTTTTCTACCCACCTGAAACTACCGGTACACCTGTGTACATATTCCCGAGAGAGCTCAGTGAAGATGTGTTCAGTCTTCTTCCTGGTTGTGTTCGACACACCATTTCACTGATGGTGGTCATCGATAAGAAAACGCACCACATAAAATCAGCAGATTTTCACCTCTCCGTCATTTGCTCCAACAGAAAATTGTCCTATGATGAAGCAGAGGAGATCCTTAAAACATCTAGGACCAAGGATTCAAGCGGTGAGCCATGCTTTAACACAGTGGAAGGCTGCCTACTGATAGCATCCCACTTTTCAGAAGTTCACAGGAAGGACAGGAAGCAGGACGACTGGTGCTACAAGACACCGGATGAAGACACAATCATTGGCAGCCGTCAATCTCACAGGGTGGTGGAGGAGCTGATGATCCTGTTTAATCACAGTGTTGCTCAGCTGCTACTCAACATTGAGAAGACAAAGAGCTGTGTGCCACTGAGGTGTCAAGAAAGACCAGACATGACTGGCCTTGGGCAGCTACGGGAGCGCTGCAGTCCATGGCTCCCTCTGTCCATTCATTTGTCTCACCTTATGGAGGATGAAGGAGGTCTCATGAGTCTTCCAGAGGCTAGCAGAAGTGTGTACAGCCCTGGAAGTGGTGCACGTCAGCAATGTGATGCAGACAGCTCATCGTTTCTTAGGTATACCAGTTTGGAACCTGACACCTTTTCAGTACTGACATCGCTTCTTGAGAATCTTCAAACGGCAGGCAAAGAAGGAGACATCCAAAGAATAGTTGATCTCATCACTACTGATGACGTACATCCACAATTGCTGCCCATCGTCCGTGCATTCCGGAAGCTCATTCGCAGAGCCCATGTTATTCGCTCCAACTCAACTCTCACCTCTAGAGTCGGGCACTTTGATCTTGATCTGGACTGCTATAGCTGGGCCTCTTCACCAATTCGCCGTTATTTGGATATCATCACCCAGAGGATTCTCCACTCTGTTCTCGAAGGCAAAGAAATCACATATTCACCCATTGAAATTGATCAGGCCTGTGTCAGCTTTTCGCTACAGTTTGACAAGGGGACCAAGTATGAGAGGACGTCCAACAGCCTAAACTTTGCTTCTGAGTTAATTGAACAAAGTGCAAGGAAGATTGCTTACATCACCGATATCCCGCCAAATGGCAACAGTTTTCGGCTGTCATTTCCACTGCAACGAAAGTCAATGTGTGATGATGTGGATATCATGTACAGGGACCTTCACTTAGCAGATCAGCCATGGTATGATGGAGAGCAAAACTGTCGTGTGATTAAATGGTCTCGAAGGGTGTACTCAATGTTGCGGGATGACATCCACTCTGAGCTGGAAAGACAAGTTTCAAATTCTTTAATCACACACGTGTCGAGAGAGGCATGGATATGTTTGTTGTCCACCATTAGGGAAGAAAAGTGGGAGGACATGCTTCAACATCTCCAGGACGTCACCTCAGAAGTAAGGCAGGGGGGCACTTTCAGTTCCACAGAGTCATGTGAGGACACAGTAGATTGCATGAAAGGTCATTTTGTTGAGTTGTCACTGAAACTCAAGCAAGGTGACACCATTGAGGTACAACTGGGAACAGACACAGTAAGGGGACTGCTGGTTCCAGCTGTCCAGCTCCTGATTGTGAACCCAAACTTTGAGATTTGCTTGGAACACACCAAGAACCCAATCGAATGTTTCTCCAGATATGCTCTTCGTGCCTCCAAGGACGTATATTCCACATACAATGAATACCAAAAAATATGGATGCCCCTGTGTGAAATGGAGTCTGCTTGCAACGCCGTAGCGGAAAAAGAAAGCATTGTCTTGGAAGATGTTGAGCTTACATGGACACAAGTTCAAAAAGATCATAATCTGCAAGGATTTTTCCAGCTTCCGCTTGAGAAGAAGAAACAGTGGTCTATTGAATGCGACTTCAGGAAGTGTTTCTTGTGTATCCGTATGAGACGACCTGACAATGATTTCCAACCGGAGAAACAACATGGTGATAAGAGACTAACAGAGGCTAAATACCTAGACCTCACAAGTATGACCAATGTCATCTGGATTGCTCATGGTGTAACCACTAAAacgaaagaggaagagaaaacgaaagaggaagatgaggacgAAGATGAGAAAAGCATCAAGATACACTTCCGCATCAATCACTTACCCATGGCCAATAGACCACAGAGAATCTTTTTGGAGGGTACAAGATTCACTGTAGAGTTGATTCCTAAACTCCTCCCAGATGT gagaaaagaggaggccATTAAGCGCCTAACAAAGGCAAATCAACTAGTGAAGGACATTGCCCTTGGAAAACAAATCCATTTAGAGG gCATTAAAATCATTGTGAGCAAAAGTGGGACATTTGACATGGAGAATCATCGTTCCTTTGATTTCCCACCTTTGAACACAAGCCAGAATGAAGCCATAAGAGAGACTCTTCGGAACCACTTCACCCTTATACAAGGACCCCCAG GAACTGGGAAAACTGTTGTCGGAGTCCACATTGTTTATTGGTTCTTGAAGCAGAGTCAAATGCAAAGACCAAGACGCAATAAAGAGGAGAGTGAGAAGAAGAGATGTATTCTGTATTGTGGTCCGTCTAATAAGTCTGTCGATGTAGTTGCAG GTCAACTTCTGAAACTGAGTGCTGTTCTGCGGCCACTGAGGGTTTACAGTGAGCAGATGGAGGTCATGGATTACCCTTACCCAGGCAGTAGCCTGAAGCTCTCCCGCCATTCGCTTAGGGGAGGGAAACCCAACGAAGATCTCAG ATCCATAACCTTGCATCATCGGATGCGGAAGGCAGATAATCCACACTCATCAGAGATACGGGCCTTTGATGCACGGATTAAAAGAGGAGAAAACCTTACTGAGGATGAAATCAGAAG CTACAAACGTGTCCTAAAGATGGCCAGGAAGCATGAACTGTTGAAGCATGATGTCATTCTCTGCACATGCACCGCTGCGTCCAACCCAAACTTTGGCATTGTCAAACTGCAGCAGATCATCATAGACGAGTGCGCCATGGCAACAGAGCCGGAGGCTCTCATCCCCTTAGTCACCCATCAGCCTGAACAG ATTGTCCTTATTGGCGACCACAAGCAGTTGAAGCCTGTCGTCACTTCTGATGTGGTGGAAAGATTGGGTATGAGCAAGTCTCTTTTTGAGCGGTATATGAAGAAAGCCATGATGCTTGACATCCAGTACAGAATG CATGAAGACATCTGTGAGTTTCCTTCACAGCAGTTCTATGGTGGGAACTTAAAAACGGGAGAACGCCCTAATGCAAAGCCGAGTGTACTGCtgacagcatcacagcatcCAACCCCTATCTTGTTTGGGCATGTTGAAGGCAAGGAAGTCAGTCTGATGGTGGCAACAGAAAAGGGGAATGAGAATTCAAAGGCTAACCTTGAAGAAGCTGAACAAACG GTCCAGCTTGCAACTCTGCTGATAAATCAGTCAGGAATAGATGAAGAACACATTGCCATTCTCACACCCTACAACGCACAGGTGGCTAAGATCAAAGAGACTCTCTTAAAGAGCGGCATCTACCATGTCACCGTCAGCACCATCATGAAGAGCCAAG gaAGTGAATGGAGGTATATTATCCTGTCCACTGTGCGATCCTGTCCAAAATCCGAAATTGACAGTAAACCAACTAAATCCTGGCTAATGAAAAAGCTTGGATTTGTTATGGATCCCAATCAGGTTAATGTGGGAATCACAAGGGCACAGGAAGGCCTTTGCATAATTG GAAACCAGACTCTTCTGCAGTGCAGCTGCCTCTGGAAGAGGCTACTGAATCACTACCAAGAAAAGGGGTGTGTTGTCAATCCTGCTCAAAGCATCCGCGTGCAGAGGAAAATAAATTGA